GTCACCAATAGTGATCGTCCCGTTGTGATGTATGTGACAGGGCAAAGTGGCGTCGGCAAGACAACTATTGTGGAAGAGGTGTATGAAAAACTGCAGACCAATAATCATTTTGGTGTCTTGCTCTGTTTCCCGCCAGATATGAGTGTTATCGGTATCCGTCAACTAATTGATAATTTGTTTTGACCTGGTACTAACTGATTAATAATGACCTCCAAGAGGCCAAGGCTTTGAAACAATAAAAGGATAAAGCTAGCAAGGAACAGGTGACTAAAGCTAGTAAAGGAGCTGGAGGCTAAGGCTGGTGAGAAACCGAAAGACGAAACCATGCGTCAAAAACTGGAGGAGAGGCTAAAAGGGAAGACGTATTTGCTGGTCATAGATGCTGAGATTAGCAACAGCACGTGGAATCACATTCTCGATAGTATACCTGAAACTGAAAATAGCAAAGGTTCTACGTATCACACAAGGTTCAGAACAAATTCTACGAGCTAAATATAAGAAATCCTTCATTGAGGTTCAGGTCAGACCCTTGGATGAAAAGGCGACAACAGAATTGTTCTGCCGCAGAGTCTGCAAGGCAGAAAAAAATGAGAAGTACAATTCAGACGTCCGCATATTAGTCAGAAGGAAGTATCGGACACTCATATTCCATATCACAGAAGGACTGCCGCTGGCTGTTGTTCTTCTTGCAGGTCTTGTGAGACCGAAAGACCCCGTGGAGTGGAATGCTGTATTCGAGCACCTCAAGTGCAAGCAACTGAAGCGGCTAGACACTCTATTGTCCTTGTGCTTCGATGATCTTCTGTATGACCTAAAATCTTGCTTCCTCTACTTCGCATCATTGCCAGAAAACACATCAAGTGGGGCACGCAAGATGATACACATGTGGATGGCAGAAGGGTTCCTAAGACCAGAAGATGGAATGACGATGGAGAAAGTGGGCAACAGGTATATACAAGAGTTGATTGACAGGTATCTCGTCAGCCTTTCACCAGTGGACGATGATGCAGCTCCTGGAGATGAGGAGGTAGTCATCCATAGCAAAGTCAGTGCTTTTCTTCAGCTTGAAGCACATGAAGCAAGTTTCATGGACATCCATTCCAGTGATGATGCCCCCAATTTGGTGAGCTCTCGGCGCCTGTCTCTACGGATCCACAGTGGAAGATATAGTTCTCTAGTCAATCCTATGCCCAAGCTACGATCTATCTTCTGCAGTTTCGAGGAAGATGACACAGAACTGAATCTGAGTGCAGTCAACAAAAATACCTGCCAAATTTCCTATGTTACCAACGTCCTCCACCTACAAAGGAGGAGAAAATGGAAAGGCACATAAAACAGCTGCTGCGAAAATCCAAGTTCCTCCGTGTCATCCATCTGGAAGGTCTAGAGATAGGTGACAAGCTGCCAGTTGAAATAGGGAATGTGATGCACCTACAGTACCTTGGTATAACATCATCATGGTACTTGGAAACCATACCAGGATCGATTGGGCAGCTCCGTAATCTTCAGACACTCGATGTGTGGTCCACCTTTGTCAGGAAGCTGCCCAATGTGTTCTGGAAGATGAGTACACTAAGGCATGTCTTGGGTGATTTTCTCGTCTTACCTAAGAAGGTGGGGAACTTAGAACACCTACAGACACTTGACGGTATATTACCAGATGAGAATGGATGGGATAAGTGCACCTTTGCAAGCATGATCCGTCTTCAGACCTTGGTAATTTGGGAGTACCCAGTGATCTCCAGTCAAAACAAAATGATGGAAAGGCTTCCGCAGAGCAAACCCCTGCTGTTCTCCAGTCAGACCAAAATTATGAAATTGCTTCCGTAGAAGAACCCCCTACTATTCTCCAGTCAAAACAAAATGATGAAAAGGCTTCCGCAGAGCAAACCCCTGCTGTGCTCCAGTCAGACCAAAATTATCAAATTGATTCCGTAGAAGAACCCTCTGCAGTTCCCCAGTCAGAAGAAACCCCTGCTGGTCTGCCGTCAGAAGAAACCCCTGCTGTTCTCCAGTCAGAAAAAAAATGATGAAATGTTTTCCGCAGGGCACTCCCCTAGTGCAGAAGACAAAGATCAAAAGGCTTTATCCAGTGTTCTCAGGAAACTTGATCAACTCAGGAAGCTGGCATTACATTCTGAGTTCACAATACCCTTGGAAGTGCTCTCTAGAGTCTCCAGCCCCTTTTTCCCAAACTTAGAGGCTGTGGAACTACATGGGAAGCTCAACTTGCCAAAAGATATGGGAGACACCAAACTGTGCCTTCCTAATCTACGTCACCTGTCAATGGAAGAAAGAAAGGTGCCACTAGAGTTCTTCAACAAGCTAGCTGCTGATCTATCCTTTCTCGAAAACCTCGAGTTGGATTCGGATGCATATGATGGACTCCACCTTGTATTCCCCCCTGGTGGTTTCCAGAGCCTAAAGAAGCTCTCGGTAAACTTAGGTAAATTGAAGAATGTCCAGATAGGCAGGTTGGCACTTACCAGGCTGGAAGATCTGCAGATATCCTATTACCCTGATAAGCCAGAAGTAAAAGTGGAGATCCATGGTAAAGATAAGGTTGTGAACAAAATTAAACGTGGGAACAAAGAGCTTTCCAAAAAGATTAAACATATCCCAGACTCTTCGGGACAGAGCAGTGAGCAGGGACAGAGGTCAAGCCTCTGCTACACTCCTATTTCCGAAAATTTGATGTGATATTAGTATGCTTGCATGTTTATCGAAGATTGTTGGACTATTTTATTTATTCGTGACCTTGTGACAACTATTTGTCCATTTGATTATACACTACTACCCCTCCTGTAAATCACATTACTTTTGTATTGTGTACTTGTTATGAATGGTGACTGTTCTGGTGCATATGTGTGTAACATTTATGGCTATACGTGAATACTGTGGCACAGCTTGTCAATTATCCTGAAGAGGCCATTGTGTATTATTGATAAATTATAATTGGTTAGTTCAGATTTATCATGGAGCCAGCATGCAGAAGCAATCATCATCTGCTGATCAATGGAACCTCCTCCCAGAGAAGATTGGATCAAAGTTTGGAAGAGCAATTCTCCCTTCGTGGAGTCTTGCTTAAAAAAAGAGCAATTCTCCTGCTTTTCTTTTAACATCTGCAATCACATAATGTCTACTTAAGCAAAATAATGTTCCAAGAAAAACAAGGATCTTGAGAATTGCAACTCCTGGACAAGTCGATACCACTGTCCTACTGTAAAGAAACAAACTACTGGCCACGAACACCCACATATGAAAAAAGTATGGAAGAGAGACAGGCATGTAATGTAAATCAAAACTAGTTGCATCGCATGCAGAACATCAGCCAACTCAGAAGGTAATTTGCTTTGCCCGTGAAGGATAAACAAGGTTAATTAGATACCTGACATTTGGAACAGTATATATCGGTAAATGTAGCATAGAGAAATCTGCGTGGCGCCATGCTTTTTGAGTCGCTGTATAGTCGCCGAGTCATTTTCCAAAAATCACGACGACTGGAAAACCAAGTACAGTTGTGAAACTAGTTTAGATATTATGATCACCCTTAACACACAGACAACACCCGAAAAATCACCAAACTTGCTGACAAGAACCAACAGCAGCATGAGAAACCAAGCACCATAACGCCCAAGTTGCCTCCTAGTGACTATCTTTCCTGGAGCCAAGAGTGGCATCATGCTCTTCAGACTCAACCTAAAAAGCAAATGCTCCAGCAATGTAGAATAATAGGATACAAATATATATCCTGCTTTAAAGAACAAATTAACCACATTTAAAGAAAATATAAAAAAGAGACGGGCAGGTCATGTAATACCAGCTATTAGCATGACCTGCACAAAATAAGCCAACTCAGAAGGCAATTCCTTCTGCACGTAAAGGACAAACATTTTTAATTAGCTACCAGGCATTTGGAATATGACCATTTCTTCCATATATGTAAGTACAGGAAGTATGAAGAAATGTGTGTTGATGCCTTTGAGTAAAAGTAATTTGAGATTCTGTAAAACTAGTCTATAAACTATGATATACTAAAATAACTGCAGTGATCACTAAAACTTGTTACTTCAGGAACAAATATATGAAGATCTTCATCTCAGTACATGACGTACTATTATGTCCACTATTGGCCAAAAACATGCAACATATAACAGACAAATACCCGACAGTTTTGTGGAGCTTCTGAAGCAAATAAAAGCTCTATGAGATCTCTATGCAGTCATGCAAATCCTATCCAGTCAGACTGTAGGTTCCATAAACTTATGTCTCAAGAATTCAGTAACATTGCTTGCTAACAAAAAATGCTGTAATATCAGCACTTGACATGTACACTAATTAAATTAAAAAGATTAATTCGTATCAGCAAGCCACCAAGCGAAAACCAGCATCATCATACATGGTACAAAAAACATCATCATCCCTTGGGCAACAAAAACCACTAGCTCTAGACATACCCTCATCATATGTGCCTCTTTTGTGAAATGAATGCAGTGCACTTTCAGGCAAAACTGAGAGAACAAACAATATCTGCAATGCACTTTCAGACAACCTAAATAACACAGCACATGGTTCCTACTGCTGCTGCAAGAAACTGGAGGTTCATTACAATATAATATATTCACCCACTTACACGTGGCAACAGCATGGGGAAGTTATCAAGATTACTGACAAAAGCCAACATCAGTACGACAAAATAAGCACCGTTTCACCAAACCAGCTACTACATAGTGGCATAATTCATAAGATCCATGTCGCCTCCAAGTTGTTGAAAGTGACCTCGTGCccatgagcaaattcaaccatGTGTTGCCAATGTGCGGCATCACATGGGGTCCCCCTCTCTGCAAACATAAACTTTCAGCGCGATCACAGAAGAAGATGACATGATTACATATCCATGGACCAATATATTATTACTTCCCAAATCACTGAAGGAAGTAGATATATATACCTCATGGATCATTGAAACTCATGTACGGAAGCAAAGCACCAAAATATTCTTCCTTCCATATCTTCTTCCACTCTAGTGACTTGAGACTAATCTGGCATATGCCAAAGTCCATGGTCATGAAAATGATATCACTGCCCTCCACAGATCCAATCAGACCAAGTCTCTGCTTGAGATTTTGAATGGGGAGAAGTTCTTCGAGATTGATGACTCTAAGGTGAGTCCATGTCGTGGTTCCGTCAGAACCCATCTTCCTTGACCACAGATTGAGAGTTAACCCGTCTAGGTGTGCAAATCCTAAACTGCCATCCTCCATCCCCATTAGGATAGCGTTGCAGGCAATGTCTGTCTCCATGAGCGGCACATCAATCAGCGATAAGCATTTAGAATGCAAGTCATATTTCAGAATTCCTACGCGcttatcatcatcaccatcatcatcatcatacaTCAGCGTGAAGTAGAGTGCTTCTTCTGTGAGGACAGGGGGCATTGGCTGGAAGATTGCATCAAACCCAAGATGAAGACCAGGGCAGGGCTGACTCCACTGAGAGGGAGGCTGGCTCCACTGATCCGTCATCGGCAAGGACACGTACACATATGCGACAGAATCGCCCTTATTAATGTTCATGCCGACGACGATCACCCGGAAGGGCCCCTCATGACATGTGCGGTGGTGGCAGCCGGGCACGGCGCAGAGCACCGCGGCCCCATGGCTGTCATAGTCTTTGGGCACGCAGAGCTCCCTCCAGCGGCCCGTCACAGGGTCCAAAACGGCAAGCTTCGTGTCTGTCACATCCCTATCTCCAAGGACAACGCGGCCATGGCGGCAGTCCCACGCATCGCGTCCAGAGTACCCCCAGTCTTCTTCTTTTTCGCGAATAGAGTACCCCCATTCTCCGTACTCGTCGTACTGGTCTTCCTCTTTGCCGGGAATGCACGCGACGAAATTCGAGGTGGAGACGAAGAGTGGCTCGAGTCCTTCCTCCCCCCAGGCGGAGTACGGGGTCCAGGAGCGAAAGAAGCCGAGCATGGAGGGAGCTCCGTGGAAGTCGCGATACCGACTGCGGAAAGCAGGGCCGGTGAGGAGGCCGAACCAGTGCTTGCTGGCGAGGGTGGCGCGCACGAGGAACGCGGGCTCATCCGGCGGGAGGCGCATGAAGATCTCCTCGAGAATCTCGTTGGGcagggtcggcggcggcggcatttTGTCGGTGGAGGCGGCGAGGGTTTGTGGGTGGGGAATATAGTTTGTGCTGGGACGAAGGAGTAGTGGCCACTGGCCAGTGTCTTGTGTAGTGGGTATGCGGTTACCTCTGCGTGGGGTTTGGCCGACAGGTGGGGCCGCGTGGAGAGGCGGTGTGAAATAGTCTCATCGATAAGCTGAACTGAATTACAGTATGTCTTGCTGTGCGCAATCCCAATCCTGACGATACTACACCAGTACACCACGTGTACACCATGTCTTGCAGTATCTGTGTAAGAACAAATCATACATCGAACAGACAGGATCCCCGAGAGACTACCCCTATGGAGATTGCTCTACTTGAGGCCCCTTTCCTCCAAATCCTCTCGCCAGCCTCtctccccctcgccgccgccggccatgGTGGCTGACGGTGGGTGGGAGAGAGGTCTGTCTCCTTCTAACACTAGGTTTTCTCTCTCGTAGTTTTTCTCCGGCGAATAAGGAGGCGTCTAGATCCAGATTCATCTTGGCCTCTTctcatgttcttcttcctctGGAGGAGGATGGAAGAGAGAAGTGTGCTGGCGGCTCTTATGCTAGCACCTCGGTCTCGTATCCATGGCAAGATCTAGCTTTGGCTGACCTTGCTCCTTTCTCCCCCATCTTTTCTTGCTGTAATAAGCTGCCTATGTGGTGCTATGTGGAAGTTGCTGCTCTTCTTGGCACGCCGTCGCGTCGTCACACTCCCTGGAGAGCTCATCAACGGGGGACTCATGCTGGCTGCTCTGCCTCGCCCTTGCATCCTACGGCCGATTGGCGGCCCTTGACCAGGAGTACAACCTCCATCGGAGGCCCTCTTCAACCAAGCACCGGAGCTCGATGTCTCTGCGCCCCCAAGTGGCTCGACCCCGGAGGCGTCGAGATAGCCGATGTTGTTGGTTTTTCGTCAGATTTGAGATCGTCCCGAGCTACTTCCTCTCTGATCTCGGCGTGATGCGCCTTGAGATAGCCGATGTTGTTGGTTTTTATGCTAGGGTCATTTTTGTAAATTTGATGTCTTTTCTTCAAATTCTAGGTTCTCTAGTGCAAGAGATGCAAAAGGGCATTGTTGTAATTTATGTACCCACCGCATATAATTCAGCTTCCAGGCCTTTCGAGGCCGCACTTTAAAAAAAACAAATCATACATCGAGGGAGCATATGTGTAAAGCATGCATTGCTCGTGCTGAATTAAATAGAAGTCGCACCCTAACGGAGGCTGAATTTTACGTGAACATTCCACGAGCCAatttgttttcctttttttgCGAAAAGCCAATCCTATTTTTCATACTTAAACATTACAGTTTTCCAATACAAAACTTGTAAAATTTATGTAAACCAATGACCACTCCAAATCCCCAATAAAGCTCTGGAATGTTATTTTACTTCTCACTACAGCTGCCACAAAGGGTGTTGTTTCTTATCTGTTCGACTTCAAACACAAATTCACAACACCACCAGGATGTACTACAAATACAGTGCACACATCACACTGAAACACATCACCACACACACACCTTACACACTGCAAACCAAACATCCACAGACTGTTTACAATTGTGACACCAGGAACATGTACCGATCATAGCTGTAGCTTCATGACACCAGGTTGCAGTAACATTTGATCACAAACAGCTTACAGCGTAACGCCAGGGACGTGAACCCACTCCAGCTGCAGCACGACAGAGCCACTGTCAACGTTCTTCAGCTTCAGAACCAAGTCTTGGACGACCTTTCCATTCTTCCACGAGACGTGGCTCTCACCACCAAGGTAGTTAGTGCCAACCGGGTAGATCGTTTTGATCCTTGTTCCGTCAGAGGCATGCTTCAGATCCAGCTTTGCAGCATCATAGATGTCAGTTACGTTGAACTCAGCCACTCCCATGCTGTCATCGGCTGTGAATTTGTCCTCGTCGAAAACCTCCTGCATGATGTTTTTGCCGGTTAGAAACATAATTGCTCAGTTCATATCTTCGACAACCATCTCTGGACCTATGTTGTAAATGGTCCCTGATGTATTCATGTTTTAACGAACAAGATCATACTAAAGACATCATGAATATATAAATGGCTTTTGTTTTCTCCATGAGCACATATATATAGTGTAGAGCTGACAGCAAACTTACCAGTTTCACTGGCTTTGTTGGATTTGTGACAGGGAGCAGCAATACTTCATTCCATAGAGGATTGGCATTCTTCTTCAGAACACCGGTCTTCACCTTCTACACCATGAGGAAGAATAAAACTTCAATGACACAGATATGGAATTAAATTGATAGCAATGGTGACATATTGGACAGATATCCATGTCACAAAACATTAAGTCAGCTCTAGAAGCTGTTTGTTCATATGATCAGGAGTGCATGATAATAAACTGAAAATCTGTTATCATTGTGACAGGTGCGCAGTCACTGCTAAGAATTTAGTACGTTCAACAGCTCTACGAAAGTCACAGAGAACATTTCCACGAGTGAATAAAATAGCACGAGACCTCATCCTACAAAACTATTGAGTCATTAATTTAGTCTTTGGGCAGGTAATCATGCAACGCAGCAGCATGGGCCATGTCCTTTATAACACATAAGAAAATCATAAAGAAAGTATAAGAAGCACAACTGCCGATGATCCATTTCAGAAATTTACATCTATACCCATTGGGTATTTCAAGATCAACTTATCGCAGGTCTTGGTACACTGCTCAATGCCTCCTAATGCATCAGTGCTGAAATCTCATGACCAACTTCGAAACTACGGCGTGATTCAAATTAATTACTTCAAAACCTTGTTAATAAGGTATCAAACCGCACCGCTCCAGCAGTCCAGTATAATTATCATCTGAAGATACAAGGATATGTCAGAGAACCTACAGATGGCTTGCAGATCCCAAGACACCGGGTCGTGAGCGTGTTACTCTACCGAACATCTCGTGAGCACAACAGGATCCATGTCGTGCTCACCGGCGCGGGGCGACAGGCGGCTCCCCCGTCTAGACGGGGGTCAACGATTGGGGAGGATCGATCCGAGCAATGAGAAGAAAAAAGGAAAGAAATAttgggaagggga
This region of Lolium perenne isolate Kyuss_39 chromosome 2, Kyuss_2.0, whole genome shotgun sequence genomic DNA includes:
- the LOC139835553 gene encoding putative disease resistance RPP13-like protein 2, giving the protein MGVTTRGDFVLPPLVNRADEVKELYDKLVTNSDRPVVMYVTGQSGVGKTTIVEEVYEKLQTNNHFGVLLCFPPDMSVIGLVRPKDPVEWNAVFEHLKCKQLKRLDTLLSLCFDDLLYDLKSCFLYFASLPENTSSGARKMIHMWMAEGFLRPEDGMTMEKVGNRYIQELIDRYLVSLSPVDDDAAPGDEEVVIHSKVSAFLQLEAHEASFMDIHSSDDAPNLEEKMERHIKQLLRKSKFLRVIHLEGLEIGDKLPVEIGNVMHLQYLGITSSWYLETIPGSIGQLRNLQTLDVWSTFVRKLPNVFWKMSTLRHVLGDFLVLPKKVGNLEHLQTLDGILPDENGWDKCTFASMIRLQTLKNPLQFPSQKKPLLVCRQKKPLLFSSQKKNDEMFSAGHSPSAEDKDQKALSSVLRKLDQLRKLALHSEFTIPLEVLSRVSSPFFPNLEAVELHGKLNLPKDMGDTKLCLPNLRHLSMEERKVPLEFFNKLAADLSFLENLELDSDAYDGLHLVFPPGGFQSLKKLSVNLGKLKNVQIGRLALTRLEDLQISYYPDKPEVKVEIHGKDKVVNKIKRGNKELSKKIKHIPDSSGQSSEQGQRSSLCYTPISENLM
- the LOC127333787 gene encoding uncharacterized protein; translation: MPPPPTLPNEILEEIFMRLPPDEPAFLVRATLASKHWFGLLTGPAFRSRYRDFHGAPSMLGFFRSWTPYSAWGEEGLEPLFVSTSNFVACIPGKEEDQYDEYGEWGYSIREKEEDWGYSGRDAWDCRHGRVVLGDRDVTDTKLAVLDPVTGRWRELCVPKDYDSHGAAVLCAVPGCHHRTCHEGPFRVIVVGMNINKGDSVAYVYVSLPMTDQWSQPPSQWSQPCPGLHLGFDAIFQPMPPVLTEEALYFTLMYDDDDGDDDKRVGILKYDLHSKCLSLIDVPLMETDIACNAILMGMEDGSLGFAHLDGLTLNLWSRKMGSDGTTTWTHLRVINLEELLPIQNLKQRLGLIGSVEGSDIIFMTMDFGICQISLKSLEWKKIWKEEYFGALLPYMSFNDP
- the LOC127333786 gene encoding GTPase activating protein 1, producing MASEHVIGKLSVRVVRGHNLIIADPLTHTSDPYVVLSYGSQKVKTGVLKKNANPLWNEVLLLPVTNPTKPVKLEVFDEDKFTADDSMGVAEFNVTDIYDAAKLDLKHASDGTRIKTIYPVGTNYLGGESHVSWKNGKVVQDLVLKLKNVDSGSVVLQLEWVHVPGVTL